The following proteins are co-located in the Polyodon spathula isolate WHYD16114869_AA chromosome 33, ASM1765450v1, whole genome shotgun sequence genome:
- the LOC121303502 gene encoding HAUS augmin-like complex subunit 4: MSAWMSVCPDPASVPSLARGDGLHEQVLTSLPMCHLSEDDLSQNPQFSKLLSALSQRMDETGLTIQLKKKLQKAEREVQLQKLSWLRSESLFCLIQEMIQEYHIRKQDSQLLHEDCKFYETLEQCLLVTQCVRELDPSSTTAEDKPQLLGLSKQNVLDRMPPDQDAKRMRQRLVREFEDRLKKKCFTILSYYQPDWEGESEGLKTLKLSRLPESLENESKRLESQRAKERESALLLHRQTHCYLTELLGCIQILQSLILDHRLRAQNDLDRKKTQYMEAKCQIIILKIRMEMLQVQLDTYTPKKIAVHRTIRDTLESALKSEQVERQSSERMLSSFEILGQDFEALVKEYSRLRQEITNKKWALQEFSQYNH; encoded by the exons ATGTCTGCCTGGATGTCTGTGTGTCCGGACCCTGCCTCTGTTCCCTCGCTGGCCAGGGGAGATGGCCTGCACGAGCAAG TGTTGACGTCTTTACCCATGTGTCACTTGAGTGAAGATGACCTTTCCCAGAATCCTCAGTTCTCCAAACTGCTGTCTGCACTCTCACAACGCATGGATGAAACCGGACTGACCATACAACTGAAGAAAAAACTACAGAAG GCTGAGCGGGAGGTTCAGTTACAGAAGCTGTCCTGGCTGAGATCagagagtttgttttgtttaattcaggAGATGATTCAGGAATATCACATCAGAAAACAGGATTCACAACTGTTGCACGAGGATTGCAAG TTCTATGAGACTCTTGAACAGTGCTTACTGGTGACACAGTGTGTGAGGGAACTGGATCCCAGTTCAACCACAGCGGAAGACAAACCACAGCTTCTGGGCCTCAGCAAGCAGAATGTTCTCGATCGCATGCCACCTGATCAG gatgcCAAGCGAATGAGGCAGCGATTGGTGAGAGAGTTTGAAGACAGGTTGAAGAAGAAATGTTTTACCATCCTCTCGTACTACCAGCCAGACTGGG agggagaaaGTGAGGGTCTGAAGACCTTGAAGCTCTCAAGACTGCCAGAGAGCCTGGAGAATGAAAGCAAGAGACTAGAGAGCCAACGAGCAAAAGAAAGAGAGAGTGCCCTTCTGCTGCACAGGCAGACTCACTGCTACCTCACT GAGCTACTGGGCTGTATACAGATCTTGCAGTCGCTCATCTTGGATCACCGACTGAGGGCTCAGAATGATCTAGATCGAAAGAAAACCCAGTATATGGAGGCCAAATGTCAAATCATCATTCTTAAGATCAG GATGGAGATGTTGCAGGTTCAGTTAGACACCTACACACCGAAGAAGATAGCTGTGCATCGCACAATCAG AGACACTCTGGAATCAGCCCTGAAATCAGAGCAAGTTGAGCGGCAGTCATCTGAAAGAATGTTGTCGTCATTTGAGATTTTGGGGCAGGACTTTGAAGCACTGGTGAAGGAATACTCCCGCCTCCGACAGGAAATAACGAACAAGAAGTGGGCCCTGCAGGAATTCTCCCAGTACAACCACTGA